The proteins below come from a single Triplophysa rosa linkage group LG12, Trosa_1v2, whole genome shotgun sequence genomic window:
- the lmo2 gene encoding rhombotin-2: MASTIERKTLEANEEPVDEVLQMPPSLLTCGGCQQSIGDRFFLKAIEQYWHEDCLSCDLCGCRLGEVGRRLYYKLGRKLCRRDYLRLFGQDGLCASCEKRIRAFEMTMRVRDKVYHLECFKCAACQKHFCVGDRYLLINSDIVCEQDIFEWTKLNGNMI; this comes from the exons ATGGCATCTACAATAGAGAGAAAGACCTTGGAGGCTAACGA GGAACCCGTTGATGAGGTGCTTCAGATGCCACCCTCACTCCTAACGTGCGGCGGGTGTCAGCAGAGCATCGGGGACCGTTTCTTCCTTAAGGCTATCGAACAGTATTGGCATGAGGATTGCCTAAGCTGTGACCTCTGCGGCTGCCGCTTGGGGGAGGTGGGCCGCAGGCTTTACTACAAACTTGGCAGGAAGCTGTGTAGAAGGGACTACCTCAG GCTATTTGGTCAGGATGGGCTCTGTGCTTCTTGTGAAAAGAGGATCCGGGCCTTTGAAATGACAATGCGTGTCCGTGACAAAGTATACCACCTTGAATGCTTCAAATGTGCCGCCTGTCAGAAACACTTCTGTGTTGGAGATCGCTACCTGCTAATCAATTCGGACATTGTGTGCGAACAGGACATTTTTGAGTGGACCAAACTGAATGGCAACATGATCTAG